A genomic region of Solanum dulcamara chromosome 2, daSolDulc1.2, whole genome shotgun sequence contains the following coding sequences:
- the LOC129880970 gene encoding probable UDP-N-acetylglucosamine--peptide N-acetylglucosaminyltransferase SEC isoform X1: MMLSLQSDPRQYQQQLLISRVSHDGDLRTDSSFPFYTESGLSSVNIKSELSREVDEDTLLTLAHQNYKAGNYKQALEHSKSVYERNPQRTDNLLLLGAIYYQLHDFDTCIAKNEEALRVNPQFAECYGNMANAWKEKDNIDVAIRYYLIAIELRPNFADAWSNLAGAYMRKGRLSDAAQCCRQALALNPRLVDAHSNLGNLMKAQGLVQEAYNCYVEALRIQPAFAVAWSNLASLFMDAGDLNRALQYYKEAVKLKPNFSDAYLNLGNVYKALGMPQEAIMCYQRALLVRPDYAMAFGNLATVYYEQGNLEMAMLNYRRAITCDAGFLEAYNNLGNALKDAGRVEEAIHYYRQCLSLQPNHPQALTNLGNIYMEWNMMSAAAQCYKTTLAVTTGLSAPFNNLAIIYKQQGNYADAISCYNEVLRIDPMAADGLVNRGNTYKEIGRVNEAIQDYMRAITIRPNMAEAHANLASSYKDSGNVEAAIKSYRQALMLRPDFPEATCNLLHTLQCVCDWEDRDQMFIEVEGILRRQIKMSVIPSVQPFHAIAYPLDPLLALEISCKYAQHCSVIAARFSLPSFSHPPPLPIKGGGRSGRLRVGYVSSDFGNHPLSHLMGSVFGMHDRENVEVFCYALSPNDGTEWRLRIQSEAEHFVDVASLTSDVIARMINEDQIQILINLNGYTKGARNEIFAMQPAPIQVSYMGFPGTTGANYIHYLVTDEFVSPMRYSHIYSEKLVHLPHCYFVNDYKQKNRDALDPSCQPRRSDYGLPEDKFIFACFNQLYKMDPEIFKTWCNILKRVPNSALWLLRFPAAGEMRVRAHAAAQGVQPDQIIFTDVAMKQEHIRRSSLADLCLDTLEYYNLSCILLLQYPVLIQLMLMNLVSFSHRPLCNAHTTGTDVLWAGLPMITLPLEKMATRVAGSLCLATGVGEEMVVSSMKEYEEKAVSLALNRPKLQDLTNRLKAVRLSCPLFDTGRWVRNLERSYFKMWNLYCSGQHPQPFKVTENDMQFPYDR, from the exons ATGATGTTGTCGCTGCAAAGCGATCCACGGCAGTATCAGCAACAGTTgttgatttctagggtttcaCATGATGGTGATCTGAGAACCGATTCGTCTTTTCCGTTTTATACGGAGTCGGGGTTGTCATCGGTGAATATCAAGTCTGAGTTATCTCGAGAAG TTGATGAGGACACACTCTTAACTCTTGCTCATCAGAACTACAAAGCTGGAAACTATAAACAGGCTCTAGAACATAGCAAGTCAGTTTATGAGAGAAATCCCCAGCGCACTGATAATCTCCTTCTTTTGGGGGCTATATATTATCAG TTACATGATTTTGATACGTGCATTGCGAAAAATGAAGAAGCCCTCCGCGTTAACCCACAGTTTGCTGAATGCTATGGAAATATGGCAAATGCTTGGAAG GAAAAGGACAATATCGATGTTGCAATACGCTATTATTTGATTGCAATTGAG CTGCGTCCCAATTTTGCTGATGCTTGGTCAAATTTAGCTGGTGCATATATGAGGAAAGGAAGGCTGAGCGACGCAGCCCAATGTTGCCGTCAGGCTCTAGCTTTGAATCCTCGTTTG GTTGATGCACATAGCAATCTTGGGAATCTGATGAAAGCACAAGGTTTGGTGCAAGAG GCATACAACTGTTATGTGGAGGCACTACGCATACAACCTGCATTTGCTGTTGCATGGTCTAATCTTGCTAGCCTCTTCATGGATGCTGGCGATCTTAACAGGGCATTGCAGTACTACAAG GAAGCTGTCAAGCTAAAACCAAATTTTTCAGATGCATATTTGAACCTGGGAAATGTGTATAAG GCTCTGGGGATGCCACAGGAGGCCATTATGTGTTACCAGCGTGCTCTCCTTGTGCGACCAGACTATGCTATGGCTTTTG GCAACTTAGCTACTGTGTACTATGAACAAGGTAACCTGGAGATGGCCATGCTTAATTACAGGAGAGCTATAACCTGTGATGCTGGATTCTTGGAGGCATATAACAATCTG GGTAATGCTCTGAAAGATGCTGGTAGGGTTGAAGAGGCAATTCATTACTATCGT CAATGCCTCTCACTTCAGCCTAACCATCCTCAAGCACTGACTAATCTTGGAAACATTTATATGGAGTG GAACATGATGAGTGCCGCTGCACAGTGTTACAAGACAACTTTAGCTGTGACAACTGGGCTTTCAGCTCCTTTTAACAATTTAGCCATAATATACAAGCAGCAG GGTAACTATGCAGATGCCATATCTTGCTACAATGAGGTTCTCAGGATTGATCCCATGGCAGCTGATGGACTAGTCAATAGAGGTAACACATACAAGGAGATTGGCAGAGTTAATGAAGCTATACAGGACTATATGCGAGCTATTACCATAAGACCAAATATGGCAGAGGCTCATGCAAATTTGGCTTCATCTTATAAGGACAG TGGCAATGTGGAAGCAGCTATAAAAAGCTATAGACAAGCTTTGATGCTACGTCCCGACTTCCCAGAAGCAACTTGTAATCTTCTACACACGTTACAG TGTGTCTGTGATTGGGAGGATCGAGATCAGATGTTTATTGAAGTTGAGGGGATCCTGAGAAGACAGATTAAG ATGTCAGTTATCCCGAGTGTGCAGCCTTTCCATGCAATTGCTTACCCTCTCGATCCACTGCTAGCTCTAGAAATCAG TTGCAAGTATGCCCAGCACTGCTCTGTAATTGCAGCTCGCTTCTCACTTCCTTCTTTCAGCCATCCTCCTCCATTGCCAATAAAGGGTGGTGGCAGGAGTGGTCGGCTTAGGGTTGG ATATGTGAGTAGTGATTTTGGCAACCACCCACTATCACATCTGATGGGTTCAGTGTTCGGCATGCACGATAGAGAGAATGTTGAG GTGTTCTGCTATGCTTTGAGTCCAAATGATGGCACTGAGTGGAGGCTTCGCATTCAGTCTGAAGCAGAGCATTTTGTTGATGTAGCGTCCTTGACATCTGATGTTATAGCTAGGATGATTAATGAGGATCAAATACAGATTCTGATCAATCTTAACGGTTATACTAAg GGAGCCCGAAATGAGATCTTTGCAATGCAGCCTGCTCCTATCCAGGTTTCATATATGGGGTTTCCTGGAACCACTGGAGCtaactatatacattatttgGTTACGGATGAg TTTGTGTCACCTATGCGGTACTCACATATTTACTCAGAGAAGCTTGTCCATCTCCCTCATTGTTATTTTGTCAATGACTATAAGCAA AAAAACCGTGACGCGTTAGATCCAAGCTGCCAACCCAGGCGCTCGGATTATGGGCTGCCAGAGGACAAATTCATTTTTGCTTGTTTTAATCAGCTCTACAAGATGGATCCTGAGATATTTAAGACATG GTGCAATATTCTTAAGCGTGTACCAAACAGTGCTCTTTGGCTGCTCAGATTTCCAGCTGCAGGGGAAATGAGGGTTCGCGCAC atGCTGCTGCACAAGGTGTTCAGCCGGACCAAATTATTTTCACAGATGTTGCGATGAAACAAGAGCACATCAGACGCAGCTCCTTGGCAGATCTTTGCCTCGACACGTTAGAATATTACAACCTTTCTTGCATTTTGCTTTTGCAATATCCTGTGTTGATTCAACTCATGCTGATGAATTTGGTTTCTTTTTCTCACAGACCACTGTGCAATGCACATACCACTGGAACAGATGTACTGTGGGCTGGTCTCCCGATGATCACCCTTCCCCTTGAGAAAATGGCCACTAGAGTTGCTGGTTCATTGTGTTTGGCCACAGGGGTTGGTGAGGAGATGGTTGTTAGCAG TATGAAAGAGTATGAAGAGAAGGCAGTGTCACTGGCACTGAATCGTCCCAAGCTCCAAGATCTCACCAACAGACTCAAGGCTGTGCGCCTGAGTTGCCCTCTGTTTGACACAGGGCGCTGG GTACGGAATCTGGAGCGGTCTTATTTTAAGATGTGGAATCTCTATTGCTCTGGCCAACATCCTCAGCCGTTTAAAGTGACAGAGAACGACATGCAATTTCCTTATGACCGGTAG
- the LOC129880970 gene encoding probable UDP-N-acetylglucosamine--peptide N-acetylglucosaminyltransferase SEC isoform X2 produces MMLSLQSDPRQYQQQLLISRVSHDGDLRTDSSFPFYTESGLSSVNIKSELSREVDEDTLLTLAHQNYKAGNYKQALEHSKSVYERNPQRTDNLLLLGAIYYQLHDFDTCIAKNEEALRVNPQFAECYGNMANAWKEKDNIDVAIRYYLIAIELRPNFADAWSNLAGAYMRKGRLSDAAQCCRQALALNPRLVDAHSNLGNLMKAQGLVQEAYNCYVEALRIQPAFAVAWSNLASLFMDAGDLNRALQYYKEAVKLKPNFSDAYLNLGNVYKALGMPQEAIMCYQRALLVRPDYAMAFGNLATVYYEQGNLEMAMLNYRRAITCDAGFLEAYNNLGNALKDAGRVEEAIHYYRQCLSLQPNHPQALTNLGNIYMEWNMMSAAAQCYKTTLAVTTGLSAPFNNLAIIYKQQGNYADAISCYNEVLRIDPMAADGLVNRGNTYKEIGRVNEAIQDYMRAITIRPNMAEAHANLASSYKDSGNVEAAIKSYRQALMLRPDFPEATCNLLHTLQCVCDWEDRDQMFIEVEGILRRQIKMSVIPSVQPFHAIAYPLDPLLALEISCKYAQHCSVIAARFSLPSFSHPPPLPIKGGGRSGRLRVGYVSSDFGNHPLSHLMGSVFGMHDRENVEVFCYALSPNDGTEWRLRIQSEAEHFVDVASLTSDVIARMINEDQIQILINLNGYTKGARNEIFAMQPAPIQVSYMGFPGTTGANYIHYLVTDEFVSPMRYSHIYSEKLVHLPHCYFVNDYKQKNRDALDPSCQPRRSDYGLPEDKFIFACFNQLYKMDPEIFKTWCNILKRVPNSALWLLRFPAAGEMRVRAHAAAQGVQPDQIIFTDVAMKQEHIRRSSLADLCLDTPLCNAHTTGTDVLWAGLPMITLPLEKMATRVAGSLCLATGVGEEMVVSSMKEYEEKAVSLALNRPKLQDLTNRLKAVRLSCPLFDTGRWVRNLERSYFKMWNLYCSGQHPQPFKVTENDMQFPYDR; encoded by the exons ATGATGTTGTCGCTGCAAAGCGATCCACGGCAGTATCAGCAACAGTTgttgatttctagggtttcaCATGATGGTGATCTGAGAACCGATTCGTCTTTTCCGTTTTATACGGAGTCGGGGTTGTCATCGGTGAATATCAAGTCTGAGTTATCTCGAGAAG TTGATGAGGACACACTCTTAACTCTTGCTCATCAGAACTACAAAGCTGGAAACTATAAACAGGCTCTAGAACATAGCAAGTCAGTTTATGAGAGAAATCCCCAGCGCACTGATAATCTCCTTCTTTTGGGGGCTATATATTATCAG TTACATGATTTTGATACGTGCATTGCGAAAAATGAAGAAGCCCTCCGCGTTAACCCACAGTTTGCTGAATGCTATGGAAATATGGCAAATGCTTGGAAG GAAAAGGACAATATCGATGTTGCAATACGCTATTATTTGATTGCAATTGAG CTGCGTCCCAATTTTGCTGATGCTTGGTCAAATTTAGCTGGTGCATATATGAGGAAAGGAAGGCTGAGCGACGCAGCCCAATGTTGCCGTCAGGCTCTAGCTTTGAATCCTCGTTTG GTTGATGCACATAGCAATCTTGGGAATCTGATGAAAGCACAAGGTTTGGTGCAAGAG GCATACAACTGTTATGTGGAGGCACTACGCATACAACCTGCATTTGCTGTTGCATGGTCTAATCTTGCTAGCCTCTTCATGGATGCTGGCGATCTTAACAGGGCATTGCAGTACTACAAG GAAGCTGTCAAGCTAAAACCAAATTTTTCAGATGCATATTTGAACCTGGGAAATGTGTATAAG GCTCTGGGGATGCCACAGGAGGCCATTATGTGTTACCAGCGTGCTCTCCTTGTGCGACCAGACTATGCTATGGCTTTTG GCAACTTAGCTACTGTGTACTATGAACAAGGTAACCTGGAGATGGCCATGCTTAATTACAGGAGAGCTATAACCTGTGATGCTGGATTCTTGGAGGCATATAACAATCTG GGTAATGCTCTGAAAGATGCTGGTAGGGTTGAAGAGGCAATTCATTACTATCGT CAATGCCTCTCACTTCAGCCTAACCATCCTCAAGCACTGACTAATCTTGGAAACATTTATATGGAGTG GAACATGATGAGTGCCGCTGCACAGTGTTACAAGACAACTTTAGCTGTGACAACTGGGCTTTCAGCTCCTTTTAACAATTTAGCCATAATATACAAGCAGCAG GGTAACTATGCAGATGCCATATCTTGCTACAATGAGGTTCTCAGGATTGATCCCATGGCAGCTGATGGACTAGTCAATAGAGGTAACACATACAAGGAGATTGGCAGAGTTAATGAAGCTATACAGGACTATATGCGAGCTATTACCATAAGACCAAATATGGCAGAGGCTCATGCAAATTTGGCTTCATCTTATAAGGACAG TGGCAATGTGGAAGCAGCTATAAAAAGCTATAGACAAGCTTTGATGCTACGTCCCGACTTCCCAGAAGCAACTTGTAATCTTCTACACACGTTACAG TGTGTCTGTGATTGGGAGGATCGAGATCAGATGTTTATTGAAGTTGAGGGGATCCTGAGAAGACAGATTAAG ATGTCAGTTATCCCGAGTGTGCAGCCTTTCCATGCAATTGCTTACCCTCTCGATCCACTGCTAGCTCTAGAAATCAG TTGCAAGTATGCCCAGCACTGCTCTGTAATTGCAGCTCGCTTCTCACTTCCTTCTTTCAGCCATCCTCCTCCATTGCCAATAAAGGGTGGTGGCAGGAGTGGTCGGCTTAGGGTTGG ATATGTGAGTAGTGATTTTGGCAACCACCCACTATCACATCTGATGGGTTCAGTGTTCGGCATGCACGATAGAGAGAATGTTGAG GTGTTCTGCTATGCTTTGAGTCCAAATGATGGCACTGAGTGGAGGCTTCGCATTCAGTCTGAAGCAGAGCATTTTGTTGATGTAGCGTCCTTGACATCTGATGTTATAGCTAGGATGATTAATGAGGATCAAATACAGATTCTGATCAATCTTAACGGTTATACTAAg GGAGCCCGAAATGAGATCTTTGCAATGCAGCCTGCTCCTATCCAGGTTTCATATATGGGGTTTCCTGGAACCACTGGAGCtaactatatacattatttgGTTACGGATGAg TTTGTGTCACCTATGCGGTACTCACATATTTACTCAGAGAAGCTTGTCCATCTCCCTCATTGTTATTTTGTCAATGACTATAAGCAA AAAAACCGTGACGCGTTAGATCCAAGCTGCCAACCCAGGCGCTCGGATTATGGGCTGCCAGAGGACAAATTCATTTTTGCTTGTTTTAATCAGCTCTACAAGATGGATCCTGAGATATTTAAGACATG GTGCAATATTCTTAAGCGTGTACCAAACAGTGCTCTTTGGCTGCTCAGATTTCCAGCTGCAGGGGAAATGAGGGTTCGCGCAC atGCTGCTGCACAAGGTGTTCAGCCGGACCAAATTATTTTCACAGATGTTGCGATGAAACAAGAGCACATCAGACGCAGCTCCTTGGCAGATCTTTGCCTCGACAC ACCACTGTGCAATGCACATACCACTGGAACAGATGTACTGTGGGCTGGTCTCCCGATGATCACCCTTCCCCTTGAGAAAATGGCCACTAGAGTTGCTGGTTCATTGTGTTTGGCCACAGGGGTTGGTGAGGAGATGGTTGTTAGCAG TATGAAAGAGTATGAAGAGAAGGCAGTGTCACTGGCACTGAATCGTCCCAAGCTCCAAGATCTCACCAACAGACTCAAGGCTGTGCGCCTGAGTTGCCCTCTGTTTGACACAGGGCGCTGG GTACGGAATCTGGAGCGGTCTTATTTTAAGATGTGGAATCTCTATTGCTCTGGCCAACATCCTCAGCCGTTTAAAGTGACAGAGAACGACATGCAATTTCCTTATGACCGGTAG